Below is a genomic region from Echinicola rosea.
TCTTGAAAATCCCGTTAAGAAATTCACGTTGCTGCTCATTGATCAGCAGTATCGGCGTACCGCCCAACTTGAACAAAGGGGATTGTTGCAGCATATCGCTTCGGTCTGATTGAACCAAAAACTCCTCGGAAAACAAACAAGTATAACCAACATACCGTGTGGACAATGTTTCCCAGGAATAAGGGATATGGGGATTGCCAAAAAACAAGATGGTATCATCTGCTTCAAAACTCCGGTCGGAATAGTGAATAATACTTCTTCCTGTGGTCAGGCATATTTTATAAAAATCCTTCCTACTGTAAATCTTGGTTGCATTTCCATCCTTTTCGATCTGAAACACATTAAACCCCCTAAGCTTTAACTCATTGTTAAAGTCTGATACTGACCGTTCAATTTTAGCTTCCATACCTCAAAATAAGAAAAAAGCTCCTCATTTACTATTGTACACTTCATCGCTTACAGGCTCCATCCACTCGACAATCCCCTTGTCCGTGTTGGTTACCACATACATTTGCTGCAATCCCGTATCGGGACTGGCGCCATGCCAATGTCGGGTATTGGGCGGACACTTCACCACATCACCCTTTTTCATGATTTCGATGGGCTTCCCTTCTATTTGGTGGTATCCTTCACCATCGGTAATGATCAGAATCTGTCCTCCCGGATGGGTATGCCAGTTGCTTCGTGCTCCCGGCTCGAAATAGACATTCCCTACGACTGTATGATAAACGGAATCATTCGGAACCAAACCAATATTATAGGCATTTCCGGTAAATAATTCCGCCGGTCCTTTATTTCCTTTGGGAAAAATTGCCTCCAAGGATTTACCCTCCCCTTTGGACGCTTCCTGTTGATGACACCCTTGTATTAGCAGGCCTATCATTAGTGATAATAATGTAATTCGTTTCATGGCATTAATGGTTTATCGGTTTAGATCTTTAATGATTTTTGCGGGAACGCCCGCGACCACACTATTGGCCGGAACATCCCTATGTACCACTGCACCTGCTGCTACCACTGCATGCTCTCCTATCGTGACACCGGGCAAAATTGTGGCATTGGCACCTATCCAAGCATTCCGCTTTACCAATACTGCTGCTGGCACCATGGTTTTTCGGGCAACGGGATCCACTGGGTGGTTTTCGGAAGTAATGTTCACACGGGGACCGATCATCACACCATCTTCTATGGTAATTCCTCCCAAATCCAAAAAACTACAGGCATGGTTGATAAAAACATTGCCCCCTAACCGAATATGCTTCCCCACGTTGGTATAGAAAGGAGGGAATATAGTCGTACTTTCCGGAATAGGTTGTCCAATGATTTCTGAAAGACAAGCCCGGATTTCCGCTTTCGTCTGCGCAGAATTCAGCTTATGGGACAACACTAAAGTACGATCTACCGCCTCCCCAATTTTTACATATTCCGCATCATCCATGGATATGGCCTCCCCTGAAAGCAGCCGCTCAAAAATATCTCTTACCGGTACACCTCCCATATAACAATCTTACTTACAACAAGTTGACAATACAACAAATTTAATATTTACCCCTAAAACAAATTAACGATAATCAAAGGAAAAATTAAGGAAATCAAACCTGATCATATCAAACGCTCCAATCCCCTCTCGGAACGAAAAAAGCCCTCGGCCATCGGACAGTATCCAATGACCAAGGGCTTCAAGGCTTTTTTTCCAATAGCACGATAAGTTGCCAAGCCTAAAATGTTGGTGCGTTAACTGTTATAGGCCGTCGAAACGGTATCGGCACCTTCTCCTGTCCAGTTGGTGTGGAAGAATTCCCCTCTAGGCTTATCGGTCCGCTCATAGGTATGGGCACCAAAATAGTCGCGTTGTGCCTGAAGCAGATTGGCAGGAAGCCGCTTCGTCCTAAACCCGTCAAAATATGCCAAAGCAGCGCTCAGGGCCGGTACTGGAATACCGTTGGTCACGGCAGCGGCACAGACCTTTCTCCATCCTCCTTGGGCATTTTGTACTTTTTCTTTGAAGAAATCATCCAACAATAAATGGGGAAGACCAGGATTCTTGTCAAAGGCCTTCTTGATATCTCCGAGGAAGGCAGAGCGGATGATACACCCCCCACGCCACATCAAGGCTATATCGCCATAGTTCAAATCCCAATCATGCTCCTTGGAAGCTTCCATCAACAGGTTGTAGCCTTGGGCATATGAAGTGATCTTGGCACCGTACACCGCCATTTTAAGGCTTTCCAGCATCTCTTCCTTGTCACCATCAAAGGTAATTCCCGGCGCCTCAAACACCTGGGACGCCTGATCACGAAGCTCCAATTGGGCACTCAGGAACCTGGAAAATACCGACTCGGCAATCAGTGTCAACGGTACTCCCAAATGCATCGCTTCTATCCCCGTCCACTTTCCAGTACCTTTTTGGCCGGCAGTATCCAGTATTTTCTCCACCATCGGCTCGCCATCTACGTCCTTATAGGCCAAAATATCAGCGGTAATCTCAATAAGGTAGGAGTCCAGCTCTTCACTGTTCCATTTTTTGAAGGTCTGGTGCATCTCGTCATAGCTCATGCCCAGCACGTCTTTCATAAACTGGTAGGCCTCGGTGATGATCTGCATATCCCCATATTCGATGCCGTTATGGATCATTTTCACATAATGGCCGGCACCGTCGGCACCCACCCAGTCACAACAGGGCACGCCCCCGTCCACTTTTGCAGATATGGACTGGAAGATTTCCTTCACATGAGGCCAGGCTTCCTTGCTCCCTCCGGGCATCATGGACGGCCCGCGTAACGCGCCGATCTCTCCGCCCGATACGCCGGTTCCGATAAACTGAAAACCTTTGCTCTCCACATATTCGGTACGGCGGACCGTATCGGTAAAATTGGAGTTTCCACCGTCAATGATAATATCGCCTTCTTCCAAGTGGGGAATGATCTGCTCAATGAAGCTGTCCACCGGGTCGCCCGCCTTTACCAGCATCATTACTTTTCTGGGTTTTTGCAAGGAATCCACCAGTTCCTTTACCGAATGGGTGCCGATGAAGTTTTTTCCTGCCCCACGTCCTTCGATAAACTTGTCCACTTTTTCTGTTGACCTGTTGTAAACGGCTACGGAAAATCCTTTGCTTTCCATGTTCAGCACCAGGTTTTCGCCCATTACCGCAAGCCCTATCAGGCCTATATCAGCCAATTTGCTCATAACGTTCTTTTTTGTCTTTTGATTAGTGTTTCGTAAAGTTTGGGAAAGTTAACATAAATCCCGCTAATTTTTAAGTCTAGGGGCAGTTCTCATCACGATTTGGGCCATCAAACCTGTACAGATCGATTATAAACCAAAAAATCACCATCCATCCTACTCTCCACTCGTCTCCGAGGATATTCTCCCCGCAAGATCATGCATCCTTCATTTCATTGGACTGTCCTCAGCGCCACAGGCACTTTGGCCAGGTTTAATCCACTGACACTACTGTACCTCCCCCGGAACCTCCAGCGTATTGGAAAAATAGCCAAACTTCAGCTTCTCCAGCTGCCACTTGGTAATCAAGTCCACCAGTTTGAGTTGGCCCTCCAGGTATTTCTCCTGCCGCTTGTTCAGCAGAAATACAGAGCTTTCCCCATAGTTGAACTTCTCGGATTCCGCCCATAACAACCGCTCATATCCCTCGACGTTTTGCTGCTGATTCGCCACTTGGTTGGCCAGCAGCCCTATTTGCGCTTGACTGTTAAGCACCTTGTTTTGCAGCCCGAGTGTCTTGTTTTCCAGGTCCAGGAGCTTTTCCCGTACCTTGATCTTGCTGAGCTGTAGGTTTCCCCTTTCGCCCCTCAAAAGGAGTGGAAAGCTAAAAGAAAAACCCCATTTATAGTCGTTTTCATTGTATCCCGGCAGCCCTTCCCCGTCCGGGGTAAGCAGCGGCATGTATTTAAGCTTAAGCTTAGGCAGGAGTTTTTCCTGTTTCATCCTCCTCTCCGCCTCTAAAGCGGTGATGTCCAACCTGCTCTTTTGGAGCATGGGATGCTGCTCCAACGAATCAATGGCATATGGTGGCACCGTGACTTCTTCACGGAGGGATTCAAGTTGCTCTGGTGCCCGCCCCTGGAGGTAGGCATTTCCATCTTGGTCCCACAAGAAATTTTCCAGGTTCCGTACCGTGGACACATAACTGGACTGTGCAGATTGCAACAGGTTTTGGCGATCTTGCCATACGGTAAAGGCTTCCAAGGTATCCATGGCCGTCTTTTCCCCATTTATATAAGCCGTTTTGGTATTTTCGAAGTAATTCCCGGCCAGTTCGACGCTTTCTTTTACGATCGACAGGGACTGGTGGCTGTTGGCCCAATAAAAATAGGCCTCGGCCGCGCTGAAATAAAGGTCATTGGTCTGAAGCACCTGCTCTTGTTCGGCGATTGCCGCATAGGCCTTCGCCTGCTTCAGGGCTGTCCTGCCTTCGTCCATCAGCAGGCCTTGGAGGACATTCAACTCAATGCCTGCATTCCAGAGCCCATCGTCCCCTGCGATATAGTTTTCCGGGTTCAGGTTATACCCCGAATTTTTCTCATACCCGGCCACGAGGTCAAAGCCCGCCACGGTAGGAATCCTCACACCTGAAGCAAGCTTGCGGTAATAGATTTCCTCATCATAATGCTTTTGGCTGAAATCTGCACTGGCTACGGGGTCAAAATTTCCACGCGCCGCCCGCACCGTTGCTTCTGCCTTTTGGGCATTTAACCTCGCCTTGGCAGACAAGGGATGGTGTGCCAGCACATCCTGAATGTACTGTTCAAAATCAAGCACCCCACTATCTTGTGCCTGGGCTCTCGGCAACAGGCACATGGTACATAAACACCAAAAATATGTATAGATTACCACCTTGATCATGTCGATGCTTTATTTTACCGATTTTAAGGGAGCCTTTAACTTGATCCCTTTGGGGTTGGCCTTCTCTTCGCTATAATAATCTGTGGGGAAGCCATTCAGTTGCCGCCATATTTCGTACCACAATGGCACATCGTTCAGCAAAAGGAATGCGCGTGCCCCGGTGCCGATGCTGAGCCTTTCGGGCCACTTACGGTCATCCGGATCGGGGGTGACCAGCAGCCTGTAGTACCCATTGGTACTAATAAACCGGTCCATGGCCACTACCTGTCCGGAAAATATCCCCGTGGATGCCTCCGGCCAGCCACTGATGACGATGGCGGGCCACCCATCAAAGCGCAGGCGAACCTTTTCATTTTGCTGTACCAACGGAAGATCCCGTGGACGTACGTACACTTCCACGGCCATGTCCACCCTGTCCGGAACAATGGTCATGATATCGGTGCCCTCTTTGATCATTTCCCCGAGGCCCTTTGTTACGGTCTTAGTGACGTATCCAGACTGCGGTGCGGTCACATAATACCGTTCTTGCCGTTCTGTATAGTTTCTTAGCTGGTTGCGCAGTTTGGAAGCATCGGCGAAGGTTCCCAATTTGGAAGAAAGGGCCGTTTGGATGTCCGACTGCACCTTTGCCAGCTTGTCCCGATATTCCCTTTCGGTGGAAGATATCTGGAGGTCCAGGTTGAGCAGTTCGTTGCGCTGGTTGGTCAATTTGTTTTGCTGTACGGTCACTTTGGCACGTGTTTCCTGTACCTTCAGTTCCTTCTCCTGCAGTTCGGTTAGCGACTTGAGTCCTTTCGAATGCAACTCAGTAGTCCGTTGCAATTGGTTTTCGGCAATGGAAAGATTGGTCTTAAAGGCCACCAGGTCCATGCTGTCCATTTCGACTTTGTTCTGAGCCTGCAGTATCTTGTTGTCCAGCTGCCGGAGCTTAAAGTCAAGTGCTTCTTTCACGGCCTGGTACTGCGAGCGCAGCGCAGCCACCTTCATTTCGTAAGAATCCGCACTTTGGGTCTTTGCGTCCAATTGCTCGGTGGTCCTTTCCAACAGGTTAGGGTCAAAGTATTCACTCTTTGCATCGGAGATATGGACCAGCGTATCGCCCTTTTGGACAAAGTCCCCCTCCTTGACATACCACCGTTCCAACCGACCCGATATCACTGACTGGATGGCCTGTGGCCGTTGCTCTGGCGACCGGGTGGTGACATAGCCATCGGTTTGGATGTTTTGGGTCCACGGCAAAAACATGGAAGCTCCAAAGACCACAAAAATGATCAGAAAAGTCCTGCGGGAAAACTGGAAAGCCTTGGCATCTTCCAGTACCTTAAAGGCCTTAAAGTCCTTTTTTTTGATATAATTATGGATACTGTTTTCAGAGATATTCAGCATAGCGGATTACAGCTTCACGGTCATTGTACTTCTTTTCAGCCATTCTTGGTCATCACTGATGACCATCAAGGTCCAAGGCCGCTTTTCATCGGTCAAGTATTGGATCAATTTGACCTTTTCGCCCGTAGGAACATTGACCAAAGGATCTTCCATCAGCAATAACCCGGGACAGTGGCAAATGGCCCGCGCCAAGTGTATTTTTTGGATCACACACCTCGGGGTCCTTCTTCCCCCACTGTCCATAATGGTTTCCAGCCCTTGGGGTAATCCCTTAATATAGTCTTCCAAATCCAAGTCTCGCAGTACCTGTAAGAGTTCTTTTTCCGAAACCTCCCTGCCCACCAGGATATTTTCACGGATAGTGGCATTAAAAATCTGGTTAGAGGCAAAGACGACACCCAACTGCTGATGAAGGCTTTTCCGGCTCAGCACGTTATACGAAATGTCGTTCAGCAAAACATCGCCCGACTCCAGGTCCTGCACCCCTGCGATGACCTGTAGCAAGGTGGATTTTCCTGATCCCGTCTCGCTATTTAGCACTGCTCTGGCTTTGGCCGGAATGACCAGGTCAAGATCGCTAAAGACAGGTTCCAAAGCGTCCTTGTGCTTGAAAGTGGCTTTTTTCAAGGTCAGTGAACAATCCGAATTCGGGGAAATTACCTCCTGGCCTTTGCGCTGTTCAAGTTCCAGATCGGTCACAAAACCAATTTTGTCAAATGCCGTGAGCACATCATATACGCTGTCCCACACCTGTAGTAGCTTTTCCACTGAATTGATGATCAGGATGATCACAATTTCCGCAGCCACAAACTGCCCAATATTCATTTGTTGGTTAAACACCAACAGTCCACCCACTACCAGAATACCCGCAGCAATCAGTATCTTAAAGCCCACAAAAGATTTGAACTGGTCCATCAGCACCTTAAAATGCGACTCCCGACCGTGGATATAATCGGCGGTAATGCTATCGGTCTTCCTCAAGTGGAATGAAGAGGGATCGTTTATCTGAAAAGTCCTTCTTGCCCGGCCGATTTCTTCCAGCCAGTGGGCCAATCGATACTTGTATTTACTTTCCTCCAAACTGGTGTCCAGTCCGATTTTTCCGGTAACCTTTACCAAGACATAAAGAATCAGGATCATCACCAATCCCATACCGATAAAATAAAGGCTATAAACTGAAAGCAACAGGAGTCCAAATAAAATCTGGAAGGTAGATACGGAAAGGTCAATCAATATCTTCGGCAGGCCTTTCTGAATGGTCAGCGTGTCAAAAAAACGGTTGGCCAGTTCCGGTGCATGGATGCTATCTACCTCTTTGGCCTTCATTTTCGGAAACCGAAAGGCAAATTCAAAGGCCGACCGGGCAAAAATATCTTGCTGGATATTCTCCACCAAACGTAGCTGTAGCACTTGGAGCACCCCTGCCACGGCGATGCCCAGTAATACGACAATGACCAAAATAAACCAAGAGGAAGACAACTGGCCGGTCTGCAGAAAGTTGATGATGGCCTGAATACCCAGTGGAAGAGACAGGTTTACGACGCCAATGAAAACGGCATAGGTATAAATCTGCCTTATCTCGGGCTTATAAAGTTTCAGTAGCCGCCACAGCCTCTTCAAAGGTGATAAAGTACTCATAAAGTTTACTACAGATTAATCGAAATAGTTGGATACCTTTTTCAAAACCATTAAACACCAAAACGGTACTCAAGGTTACTAAAATTTTCAATTCTGATGGCGGTAGGAGTGCGAATTTATAAAATAAACGCTTAAAACAGCAATTTCATTCGACTTTATGTATAAAAATTCATTTTTTGATAACACCTTAGCAGAAGGTGTGCATCGTGGCATACCCCTAAAAAGCTGGGTAACAATCCAAAAAAATCCCTTCCGATAAATTTCGAAAGGGATTCTGCTTTCTGTGCAAGCAATTGTTATTTACATTGATCTTACTTGTATCTATTCCTCCTCAATTTTCCTTACCCTATGATTTCCCAGATCGGCTACGTAAATCACACCATCGTGGAAAGTCACATCGGTAGGATTGTAAAACTGGGCGGTCACTCCTACCCCATCAAGGAACCCGCTTACCGATCCTGCAATGGTGATGACTTCTTCATTATCGATCAACCTGACCTTGTGATTGGACAGGTCCGCTATGATCAGTTCACCGTCATTTCCCACACTAATCCCATAAGGGTTGTTAAACTGGGCATTTGCAGCTTGGCCATCTCGTGTACCTTGTGACCCGTCGCCAGCTACCGTCGTGACTTGACCAACATTCAGCTCTATTTTTCTGATCAAATGATTGATCCGGTCGGCTACGAAAATGTTGCCCTGCGCATCGATGTCCAAACCAGAAGGGTACCGGAAAGTCGCTTCTTCCAATGTGCCATTTTGATCGCCTTGCTCACTTCCGGCGATCGTACTGACCGTTCCATCCACATCGATTTTCCGAATGCGGTGGTTACGGTTGTCTGCGACATAGAGTACCCCTTCCTCAGTCACGACTACATCCAGTGGCTGGTCAAACTGCGCTTCGCCTGCGGCACCGTCATTGAATCCGGCCTCACCGGTTCCTGCCACGGTACTTACCGTGCCTTGGGTATCTATTTTCCTGATGACGTGATTATCACGGTCTGCGACATAGATATTGCCTTCCTGGTCCACACAGGACTTCCAGGGATAGTCCAACAGCGCACCTGCCACAGGGCCATCCAAATACCCCCTCTGACCAGTTCCCAGCACTGTGGTCACTGTACCATCCAAGGTCACTTGGCGAATACTGCTATTGCTCCTGTCCGTGATGATAAGAGAGCCATCAGGATGAGCTGCCACCCCTTCGGGATTCCTGAAGGAAGCTCCATTGCCAACGCCGTCTACCAAGCCATAGTCACTGTTCCCTGCCAGCGTCGAAACCCTATAATTGGCAGGCCGGACCACATGGCTGAATTCAAGCGAAGCGCCATCGGCACTGACACCGTTTACGCTCACCTCTATCGTTTGCAGTCCCTCACCTTCGGGGACCACCACCTGAAGCCTACTGTTTGTTGCTTCCAAAACCGTGGCCGAAATCCCGTTAAAGGAAACGGCATTTGCTTCCCTGTTACCACTGAAATCCCTTCCTTGGATGGTTACCACATCCTTCGCATTACCTTCCTCAGGGCTCATGGCGTATATAAAAGGAGCCAAGCTGCTTTGGGGTGTCACATCATCATTGTCACAGCCAAGAACCAGCAAGGCCGAAAGGATGATGGCCAACAATGGAAATCTATACACACTTTTCATTTTTATATCCATCATCTATTCGTTTTCGTTTACCAAAATTGCCCAGCCATTTGCCACAGGACGTGGTGTCCCATCAGATGGACGGTTACGTACATGAAATACATCTTCTAAACTGTGCAAGGTCACAAAAGTAGAAGAGCCGCCCCCATCGAGGTTAGTGGCATCCCGTACACCCAGTGCCTGAAATACCTCGGCCACTTCCGATAGTGAAAGCCCGTTGGAGTAATCAAACTGCCGACCATCCACTACCATAAAATAAACCTCTTCGGCATCGGTAATACCGACCGCAGTCCTTGGATGGATGTCTTCGCTCGGGATAGGTACCAAATTATAATCCTTGATCAGCAAGTCTCCAGCGCCCAAGGCATCGTACAATCCGTCCTGGAATTCGGGATAATCATCGGAATGCTCTATTACCAATCTCCCGTTTTCGTCCACGCCAAAGAAGGACCTTCCTACCATTGGGGTCGTCTTAATGGCTTCTCCGTGGAGATGGACTACGCCACGGGGCTCTCCGGTATCCATATTGAAAAAATCGGCATTGACACCGCCCACAACTTTCTTTCCGGGCACATCCACCCATTCCATCATTTCAGGAATCGGCTGCATTCCAAAACCGCTGCTCGCAAATGGTGTCAACGGAAACAGTTCGACGCCCTCCTCTTTCAGGTCTATCTTAACTACAAACATCCGCATGGTAAGTCCCTTCATGGACAAATAATGGATATCCGTCTCCTCCACCCCAGGAGCCACCGTAAAGGTCGTGTCCCAAAAGACTTCGCTGACCAATTCCGTACTGTCGGCCAGCCTTTGGGTGATGGCGCTCAGTTCTTTGTCCAGCACTGTCGGCTGGATATCGTCGTTTTTACAGCTGGCGGCCATCAAAACCATAGAGGTCGCCAACAGAAATGCATAGTAGTAATTGAGGTATTTTTTCATCACTTTTTTGCCTTTTTAGGGATCAATATCCCGGGTTTTGTTCCAGTTTTTCATTTAACAACAACTCCGTCTCCGGTATGGGCATGAGGGTTTCGCGCTGCTGTATGCCCAATTCTTCCACGGCCTTTCCCGTCCGTACCAAGTCCACCCATCTGAAGCCTTCGGCAAAAAGCTCCCTTCTCCTCTCTTCCAAGACCAGCTCAAGGTAGTCCTCCTCGTTGGAAGGTGACACCGGCCCTAGTCCGCGGGCTTCCCGAAGTTCATTGAGCCGATCGAGTCCTGCCAGTCCCTGCGCCTCTGCACTGATCAAGTACATCTCGGCCAGCCTGCTCACGTTGAGCTGGTCTGTACCGGTCTGGCCACTGGGGTATTTATTGACCACGTCCAGTCCATCATAGGTATCCACAGAAACTTCCGCCCGTAAATCGGATCCGGAGAACATTTCCATCGCCCAGGGGTTGGGCTTGAAAACATACGAACCACTCTGGGGATGGGCATAGGTGTAAAACAGCGTGGAAAGGTTGATGCTGGACTCAATGGTGAGATTTACAAAAGCAAAAATCAACTCACTGTTATCCTGTCTCCTGAACATTTTATCAAAACTGTCCAAGCTGAGATAGGGCGAATTGATCAGTTCTTCGGACAAGGTAGCCGCTTCGTCCATTTTTCCCTGCCCCAGCTTGGCACGGGCCATCAGGGCCTTGGCAGCTTGGCTGGACACATAGTTAAAATCACCGCCCAGTTCCCCGTTGAAATCCGGAGCTTGTTCAATGGCCACCGACAGGTCCTCCTCGATAAATTGCCAAACCTCCTCGGCAGAATTCCTTGGCAACTTTTCCTGGGTATTTTCCCTGATGATCGGTACACCGCCAAATTTGATCAATAAATTATAATAGATATAGGCCCTGAAGTAGTGTGCCGTTCCGTTTACCTGATTGATCCTATCGGAAGGAGTCATCTCCTTGACATTGGCGATCAAGGTATTTACCTGATAGAGTGCTTCGTAGTATCCTTTCCAGGAACTGTTGACATATCCGTGCTCCGGGCGAAGGATATTGCTGATAAAGGCATTGGTACCACCGCCATTGGTAGAACCGGCAGAATTGAGGTCTCCCCCCACCAGATCGGGCAAAATGTACGATTCCCTTCCAGGATCGTTCTGAACAGACTGATAGACACCGATCAGGAACGATTCCACATCATCTTCGGTAAGATCAGATTCGGAAGAGACGGCCGACCGTGGATAAAGGTCCAACTGATTACCACAGGCACTGGCAAGCATAAGTACCAGCAGGCCTAGGGACATTATTTTTATATTATTCATGATTATCTTCTTTTTTTGGTTCTAGAAAGCCGCATTGATCCCCAATCGGATTGTTCTGGGCTGGGGCAGGTTCATGTTGTCATCTGCCATAAAGCGGGCATCGTAATTTTTGGATACCTCAGGATCCAATCCTGAATAGTTACTGAACAGGTACAGGTTTTCACCTTGGACAAAAACACGTAGCTTGCTCATCTGAAGCTTATCCAAAATGGACTGGGGCAAAGAATAACCCAAACTCAAGGTCCTCAACCGCAAGAAAGATGCGTCTTCGAGAAACCGGGAAGAGTTATACGTGTTATATCCAGTGCCGTGAATGGCCCTGGGGACTTCATTGCTGGTACCTGGTCCCGTCCATCGCTCCAGGGCAGGCTCCTCCCTAAATCCTTGTCTTCCATTCCCCAATCGATCCGTCGTAATCCTCCAGGTGGCATAGATCTCGGACCCTTGGGAAAATGTCAGGAATGCACTGAGGTCAAAGTTCTTGTACTGGAAGGTATTGGACCAGCCACCGTAAAAGTCGGGGTTGGAAGTACCGATGATCTGGCGGTCGTCCACATTGATGATGCCATCACCATTGACATCTTCATAATGGACGTCTCCTGCACGGACTCCCTGGTCGTACAATTGTTCCGGCACTTCCTCGTCCGTTTGGAAGATCCCCAGCATTTTGTACATATAAAAACTGCCCACTTCTTCCCCCACCTGTAGGGTCCTGTTGGCGCCGATCAGCAGGGGATCATCTCCCAGCAGCGAAGTGAGTTCATTTTGGACAAAGGAAATATTAAAGCTGGACTGCCATTGCAATTCACCAAATTGCTGATTGTAATCAAACAAAAATTCCAACCCTGTATTCCTCATGGAACCGATATTACTCGTCACACTGCTAAATCCACTGGTCGCATGGATGGGCATATTGTACAGCAGGTTTTCGGTATTTTTGATAAAGTAGTCAGCCGAAATATTGGCCTTTCCGCTCCACAGGCCCAGATCTATTCCCACATCAAATTGGTTGGCCGTCTCCCAGGTAAGGTTGGGGTTTCCAAAAGTGGAAATGGACAGGCCACTGTTTCCGCCATAATTGGCACCTCCACTCATCAGGGCCTGGTAGGCATAGCTCCCTATACCATCTTGATTACCCGTAGCACCATAGCTTGCGCGCAGCTTTAGGTCCGTTTGGGAAAATTTCCAAAAGTCCTCGTCCGACACGTTCCATCCGGCGGAAATGGACGGAAAAGAACCATAGCGTTTTTCGGGCGAGAACTTGGAAGACCCATCCGCTCGGATGGAAAGTGAAAGCAGGTATTTGTCCTCCCAGCTCAGGTTGGCACGGCTGTAATAGGATTCAAGTGCATTTTCCCCAAAACCAGAGGAGGCGTTGGCAATCTCACTGGCCACTGAAAGGACATCGAAAGAAGGTGAAGGAAATCCCCTTCCATCAATGTAGTTGGTACTGGTGGTCACTTTTTGGTAGGAATGCCCCACAAGTGCATTCACCGTAAGCTTTCCAAATGTATGGTCAAAATACAAGGTGTTTTCAACCAGTCCATTGGTCATCATCCTACGCTCGTCCAACAGACGTCCC
It encodes:
- a CDS encoding cupin domain-containing protein — its product is MKRITLLSLMIGLLIQGCHQQEASKGEGKSLEAIFPKGNKGPAELFTGNAYNIGLVPNDSVYHTVVGNVYFEPGARSNWHTHPGGQILIITDGEGYHQIEGKPIEIMKKGDVVKCPPNTRHWHGASPDTGLQQMYVVTNTDKGIVEWMEPVSDEVYNSK
- a CDS encoding DapH/DapD/GlmU-related protein; this encodes MGGVPVRDIFERLLSGEAISMDDAEYVKIGEAVDRTLVLSHKLNSAQTKAEIRACLSEIIGQPIPESTTIFPPFYTNVGKHIRLGGNVFINHACSFLDLGGITIEDGVMIGPRVNITSENHPVDPVARKTMVPAAVLVKRNAWIGANATILPGVTIGEHAVVAAGAVVHRDVPANSVVAGVPAKIIKDLNR
- the gnd gene encoding decarboxylating NADP(+)-dependent phosphogluconate dehydrogenase, with the translated sequence MSKLADIGLIGLAVMGENLVLNMESKGFSVAVYNRSTEKVDKFIEGRGAGKNFIGTHSVKELVDSLQKPRKVMMLVKAGDPVDSFIEQIIPHLEEGDIIIDGGNSNFTDTVRRTEYVESKGFQFIGTGVSGGEIGALRGPSMMPGGSKEAWPHVKEIFQSISAKVDGGVPCCDWVGADGAGHYVKMIHNGIEYGDMQIITEAYQFMKDVLGMSYDEMHQTFKKWNSEELDSYLIEITADILAYKDVDGEPMVEKILDTAGQKGTGKWTGIEAMHLGVPLTLIAESVFSRFLSAQLELRDQASQVFEAPGITFDGDKEEMLESLKMAVYGAKITSYAQGYNLLMEASKEHDWDLNYGDIALMWRGGCIIRSAFLGDIKKAFDKNPGLPHLLLDDFFKEKVQNAQGGWRKVCAAAVTNGIPVPALSAALAYFDGFRTKRLPANLLQAQRDYFGAHTYERTDKPRGEFFHTNWTGEGADTVSTAYNS
- a CDS encoding TolC family protein, with the translated sequence MIKVVIYTYFWCLCTMCLLPRAQAQDSGVLDFEQYIQDVLAHHPLSAKARLNAQKAEATVRAARGNFDPVASADFSQKHYDEEIYYRKLASGVRIPTVAGFDLVAGYEKNSGYNLNPENYIAGDDGLWNAGIELNVLQGLLMDEGRTALKQAKAYAAIAEQEQVLQTNDLYFSAAEAYFYWANSHQSLSIVKESVELAGNYFENTKTAYINGEKTAMDTLEAFTVWQDRQNLLQSAQSSYVSTVRNLENFLWDQDGNAYLQGRAPEQLESLREEVTVPPYAIDSLEQHPMLQKSRLDITALEAERRMKQEKLLPKLKLKYMPLLTPDGEGLPGYNENDYKWGFSFSFPLLLRGERGNLQLSKIKVREKLLDLENKTLGLQNKVLNSQAQIGLLANQVANQQQNVEGYERLLWAESEKFNYGESSVFLLNKRQEKYLEGQLKLVDLITKWQLEKLKFGYFSNTLEVPGEVQ
- a CDS encoding HlyD family secretion protein codes for the protein MLNISENSIHNYIKKKDFKAFKVLEDAKAFQFSRRTFLIIFVVFGASMFLPWTQNIQTDGYVTTRSPEQRPQAIQSVISGRLERWYVKEGDFVQKGDTLVHISDAKSEYFDPNLLERTTEQLDAKTQSADSYEMKVAALRSQYQAVKEALDFKLRQLDNKILQAQNKVEMDSMDLVAFKTNLSIAENQLQRTTELHSKGLKSLTELQEKELKVQETRAKVTVQQNKLTNQRNELLNLDLQISSTEREYRDKLAKVQSDIQTALSSKLGTFADASKLRNQLRNYTERQERYYVTAPQSGYVTKTVTKGLGEMIKEGTDIMTIVPDRVDMAVEVYVRPRDLPLVQQNEKVRLRFDGWPAIVISGWPEASTGIFSGQVVAMDRFISTNGYYRLLVTPDPDDRKWPERLSIGTGARAFLLLNDVPLWYEIWRQLNGFPTDYYSEEKANPKGIKLKAPLKSVK
- a CDS encoding peptidase domain-containing ABC transporter, which gives rise to MSTLSPLKRLWRLLKLYKPEIRQIYTYAVFIGVVNLSLPLGIQAIINFLQTGQLSSSWFILVIVVLLGIAVAGVLQVLQLRLVENIQQDIFARSAFEFAFRFPKMKAKEVDSIHAPELANRFFDTLTIQKGLPKILIDLSVSTFQILFGLLLLSVYSLYFIGMGLVMILILYVLVKVTGKIGLDTSLEESKYKYRLAHWLEEIGRARRTFQINDPSSFHLRKTDSITADYIHGRESHFKVLMDQFKSFVGFKILIAAGILVVGGLLVFNQQMNIGQFVAAEIVIILIINSVEKLLQVWDSVYDVLTAFDKIGFVTDLELEQRKGQEVISPNSDCSLTLKKATFKHKDALEPVFSDLDLVIPAKARAVLNSETGSGKSTLLQVIAGVQDLESGDVLLNDISYNVLSRKSLHQQLGVVFASNQIFNATIRENILVGREVSEKELLQVLRDLDLEDYIKGLPQGLETIMDSGGRRTPRCVIQKIHLARAICHCPGLLLMEDPLVNVPTGEKVKLIQYLTDEKRPWTLMVISDDQEWLKRSTMTVKL